Genomic window (Dyadobacter fanqingshengii):
GGTTTATCTGGCCGATCACGACGTTACCACGGAAATTGCACCCACAGAAAGAGCAGCGCAATTCCGCTTCACTTTCCCGCAAGCCGACAGCTCATTTGTGCTTATTGATGCTTTTGACAAAGGTTCTTACATTAAAATCATCCCTGCCGAGCGCAAGATAATCGGTTATACCACCAAAAACAGTGGTGGCGTTCCGGCTAATTTCAAAAACTATTTTGTGGTCGTTTTTGATAAGGCATTTACATTCTCTTCCGCTTTTCATGGCAAAACATTAGCCAAAGACACATTGGAGCTGAAAGCTGGCCACGTAGGTGCGGTTGTTGGTTTCAAAACAAAAAAAGGAGAGCAGATCGGCTTAAAAGTGGCCTCTTCATTCATCAGTCCCGAGCAGGCTGAACTGAATTTGCAGCGCGAAATTGCCAATGACAATTTTGAGGCTACAAAAGAAAAAGGACGCCAAGCCTGGAACACGGAGCTGTCACGTATACAGGTGGAGGGTGACAACAAAGATCAGATCCGCACATTCTATTCTTGCCTGTATCGCGTGTTATTGTTCCCAAGGAAGTTTTATGAATTTGATAAGGCCAACAAGATCGTTCATTACAGTCCTTATAGCGGTGAAGTGAAACCAGGTTATATGTTTACTGACAATGGCTTTTGGGACACATTCCGGGCGGTTTTTCCATTCTTTACATTGATGTATCCTACGCTTAATGCGCACATTATGGAGGGATTGGCCAATGCTTACGATGAAAGCGGTTACCTGCCTGAATGGGCCAGCCCCGGCCACCGCGATTGTATGATCGGTTCCAACTCGGCGTCATTAATTGCTGATTCGTACGTTAAAGGGATCCGTGGTTACGACATTAACAAGCTTTACGAAGCGGTGATCAAAAATACAGAGAATGCGGGTCCAGTGAGTTCAGTGGGCCGTTTCGGCCATGAATATTACAATGAACTCGGTTATGTTCCTTATGACGTAAAAGTGAATGAAAATGCGGCGCGGACGCTGGAATATGCTTATGCCGATTTTTGCATTGCACAATTGGGAACTGCGCTGAAAAAGCCACAGAAAGAAGTGGATCTGTATCTCAAAAGAAGCCAGAATTACCGCAATGTGTTTGATCCTGAAACAAAATGGATGCGCGGCAAAAACAAAGACGGCCAGTTTCAAAAGCCATTTAACCCATTCAAATGGGGCGACGCATTTACTGAAGGGAACAGCATTCACTATACATGGTCTGTTTTTCAGGATGTAAAGGGCTTGATAGGCTTGGTAGGCGGCAGGGAAGCATTTGTTCAGAAACTGGACACGGTTTTCACATTGCCCCCGATTTTCGACGATAGTTATTATGGTTTTCCAATTCACGAAATCCGCGAAATGCAGATCATGAACATGGGCAATTACGCGCACGGAAACCAGCCGATCCAGCATATGATTTACCTTTATAACTATGCAGGAGCACCTTATAAGGCACAATATTGGCTACGTCAGGTGATGAACAAGCTTTACCAGGCAGCGCCGGACGGCTATTGCGGTGATGAGGATAATGGACAAACTTCGGCCTGGTATGTGTTCTCTTCCCTGGGTTTTTACCCGGTAACTCCCGGGACCACGCAATATGTGATCGGTTCACCGCTTTTCAAGAAAGCGACATTGACTATGGAGGACGGCAAAAAATTCACTGTGCAGGCGCCAGCTTCAAATGATGCCAACATGTACATTCAGGGCGCTTCGCTGAATGGTAAAACGTATGGCAAAACATTCCTCGAACACGCCGACATTCAAAAAGGCGGCTCGGTCCAGTTCAATATGGGCAGCCAGCCTTCCAAAACCTGGGGCGCAAGTGCGGACGCTGCTCCTTTTTCTTTGACAAAATAAAGTGCCGTAACAGCTCTGTTTGACACTTTAATATTAATATTCGATCATTATTCCACTTTTCGGTGAAGTGTTCCGGGAAGTGGAATAATTGTTTGACAAAAACCTAAAAAACTAAACCAATTTACAATGCAATACAGGAAACTAGGAAACTCTGACCTGGAAGTTTCGGTGATTACTTTTGGCGCCTGGGCTGCGGGAGGCTGGATGTGGGGTGGAACGGAGCGCAGTGAGGCGGTTAAGGCCATTCAGGCGTCGTACAATGCAGGGGTTACCTCCATAGACACCGCGCCGGTTTACGGACAGGGATTAAGTGAGGAAATTGTTGGGGAAGCCATTAAAGACCTGCCCCGCGACAAAGTTCAGATCCTGACCAAATACGGCATGCGCTGGGACCTTACACAAGGAGATTTTGCCATGCACAGCAAAAACAACGCAGGCGAAGACATTGACATTTATAAATATGCAGCCAAAGACAGCATCATTAAGGAATGTGAAGACAGCCTGAAACGCCTTGGAACGGATTATATTGACCTTTATCAGATACATTGGCACGACAAAACCACGCCGATTCAGGAAACAATGGAGGCCGTTACGGAACTAATCAAACAGGGAAAAGTGCGGCATGCTGGTGTATGTAATTATGATGTGGCATTAATGCGTGAAGCAGCGCAGTATATTGATCTGGTTTCGGATCAGGTCCCGTACAGCATGGTGAAACGGGAAATTGAGCCAGAACTCGTGCCCTATTGCATTGAAAATAACAAGTCAATCGTGGCTTACAGCCCGTTGGAACGCGGATTACTGACCGGAAAAATGAAGCCTGGCCATCAATTCGCTGCGGACGATCACCGTGCCTCGATTTATTTTTACAAAGATGAAAACCTGGAAAGGGTTAATGCATTTCTGGACAAGATCAAACCGATTGCCGACAGTAAAAATGCAACGATTGGCCAGCTCGTTCTCAGGTGGACCGTGGAGCAACCGGGCGTAAGCATTGCATTGGTGGGTGCAAGGGACGCAACGCAGGCATTGCAGAATGCAGCCGCCATGGAGATTACTATCAGCCCGGAAGAAATTAAGACCATTACCGGGGAACTGGACAAACTCGAACTTGTAAAATAATCTAAATCAAACATCTATTCACCTTAATTCATGAACAAAAACATTCCTTTATTAAAAAAATATCTTCCCGTTGCATTGGGAGGATTGATGCTTACCGCCTCTATCGGATTGATGAGCAACAGCGGTTTCGAACCGGAAAAGCCAAAGAAATTATCCGAAGCCAATCTGAAAGTGGATACAGTTGCCTCGGGTCTTACCATGCCGTGGGCTTCTGCATTACTGCCAAACGGCGATATGCTGGTAACCGAGCGCGGTGGAAAATTACGGCTTGTAACGGGTGGAAAACTGGATCCAAAAGAAATTACCGGCATTCCTGAGGTATTTTACAAAGG
Coding sequences:
- a CDS encoding aldo/keto reductase — translated: MQYRKLGNSDLEVSVITFGAWAAGGWMWGGTERSEAVKAIQASYNAGVTSIDTAPVYGQGLSEEIVGEAIKDLPRDKVQILTKYGMRWDLTQGDFAMHSKNNAGEDIDIYKYAAKDSIIKECEDSLKRLGTDYIDLYQIHWHDKTTPIQETMEAVTELIKQGKVRHAGVCNYDVALMREAAQYIDLVSDQVPYSMVKREIEPELVPYCIENNKSIVAYSPLERGLLTGKMKPGHQFAADDHRASIYFYKDENLERVNAFLDKIKPIADSKNATIGQLVLRWTVEQPGVSIALVGARDATQALQNAAAMEITISPEEIKTITGELDKLELVK
- a CDS encoding GH92 family glycosyl hydrolase, with translation MKKILQALNLVFATTSFLFAQKPADNDFVDLVNPLMGTQSKFSLSSGNTYPAIALPWAMNFWMPQTGKMGDGWAYMYDAEKIRGFKQTHQPSPWINDYGQFSIMPVTGKPKIDEESRASWFSHKAEVAKPHYYKVYLADHDVTTEIAPTERAAQFRFTFPQADSSFVLIDAFDKGSYIKIIPAERKIIGYTTKNSGGVPANFKNYFVVVFDKAFTFSSAFHGKTLAKDTLELKAGHVGAVVGFKTKKGEQIGLKVASSFISPEQAELNLQREIANDNFEATKEKGRQAWNTELSRIQVEGDNKDQIRTFYSCLYRVLLFPRKFYEFDKANKIVHYSPYSGEVKPGYMFTDNGFWDTFRAVFPFFTLMYPTLNAHIMEGLANAYDESGYLPEWASPGHRDCMIGSNSASLIADSYVKGIRGYDINKLYEAVIKNTENAGPVSSVGRFGHEYYNELGYVPYDVKVNENAARTLEYAYADFCIAQLGTALKKPQKEVDLYLKRSQNYRNVFDPETKWMRGKNKDGQFQKPFNPFKWGDAFTEGNSIHYTWSVFQDVKGLIGLVGGREAFVQKLDTVFTLPPIFDDSYYGFPIHEIREMQIMNMGNYAHGNQPIQHMIYLYNYAGAPYKAQYWLRQVMNKLYQAAPDGYCGDEDNGQTSAWYVFSSLGFYPVTPGTTQYVIGSPLFKKATLTMEDGKKFTVQAPASNDANMYIQGASLNGKTYGKTFLEHADIQKGGSVQFNMGSQPSKTWGASADAAPFSLTK